A window of Candidatus Pantoea floridensis contains these coding sequences:
- the rplU gene encoding 50S ribosomal protein L21: MYAVFQSGGKQHRVSEGQTVRLEKLDIATGETIEFDQVLMIANGEDVKIGAPLVSGGVIKAEVVAHGRGEKIKIVKFRRRKHYRKQAGHRQWFTDVKITVIGA, from the coding sequence ATGTACGCGGTTTTCCAAAGTGGTGGTAAACAACACCGAGTAAGCGAAGGTCAGACCGTTCGCCTGGAAAAGCTGGACATCGCAACCGGTGAAACCATTGAGTTTGACCAGGTTCTGATGATCGCAAATGGCGAAGACGTGAAAATCGGCGCGCCACTGGTTTCAGGCGGTGTGATCAAGGCAGAAGTTGTTGCTCACGGTCGTGGCGAGAAAATTAAAATCGTTAAGTTTCGTCGTCGTAAACACTACCGTAAGCAGGCTGGTCACCGTCAGTGGTTCACAGATGTGAAAATCACTGTGATCGGCGCGTAA
- the ispB gene encoding octaprenyl diphosphate synthase, translating to MNLEQINELTAQDMAAVNQTILEQLNSEVSLINQLGYYIISGGGKRIRPMIAVLSARALNYQGSLHITNAALIEFIHTATLLHDDVVDESDMRRGKATANAAFGNAASVLVGDFIYTRSFQMMTSMGSLKILALMSEAVNVIAEGEVLQLMNCNDPDITEESYMRVIYSKTARLFEAASQASAILADATPAQEKALQDYGRYLGTAFQLIDDLLDYSADGETLGKNTGDDLSEGKPTLPLLHAMHNGTPEQAQMIRKAIEEGNGRHLLEPVLAAMQQTGSLEWTRKRAEDEADKAIAALQVLPESPWRSALEALAHMSVQRDF from the coding sequence ATGAACTTAGAACAGATTAATGAATTAACCGCGCAGGACATGGCGGCCGTCAACCAGACCATCCTCGAGCAGCTGAATTCAGAAGTCTCACTGATTAACCAGTTAGGCTATTACATCATCAGCGGCGGGGGAAAACGCATCCGTCCGATGATCGCCGTGCTTTCAGCACGCGCGCTGAATTATCAAGGATCGTTGCACATCACCAATGCGGCGCTGATCGAATTTATCCATACGGCGACGCTGCTGCACGATGATGTGGTGGATGAATCCGATATGCGCCGTGGCAAAGCCACCGCCAACGCTGCGTTTGGTAATGCGGCCAGCGTGTTAGTGGGTGATTTTATCTATACGCGTTCATTCCAGATGATGACCAGCATGGGATCGTTAAAGATCCTCGCGCTGATGTCAGAAGCGGTGAATGTGATCGCCGAAGGTGAAGTGCTGCAGCTCATGAACTGCAACGACCCGGATATCACAGAAGAGAGCTACATGCGGGTGATTTACAGTAAAACCGCACGTCTGTTTGAAGCGGCTTCGCAGGCCTCTGCCATTTTGGCCGACGCCACGCCGGCGCAGGAAAAAGCGTTGCAGGATTATGGCCGCTATCTGGGAACCGCTTTCCAGTTAATTGATGATTTATTGGATTACAGCGCAGATGGCGAAACGCTGGGTAAAAATACCGGTGACGATCTCAGCGAAGGTAAGCCAACGCTGCCACTGCTGCACGCGATGCACAACGGCACGCCTGAGCAGGCTCAGATGATTCGTAAAGCCATTGAAGAGGGCAACGGTCGTCACCTGCTGGAGCCTGTACTGGCGGCAATGCAACAAACCGGTTCGCTGGAATGGACGCGTAAACGTGCCGAGGACGAGGCGGATAAAGCTATCGCCGCGCTACAGGTGTTACCAGAAAGCCCGTGGCGCAGTGCGCTTGAAGCGTTGGCGCACATGTCAGTGCAGCGCGACTTCTGA
- a CDS encoding helix-turn-helix domain-containing protein: MYARKEDWHPADIIAALRKKGTSLAALSRESGLSSSTLANALSRPWPKGEWLIANAIKVHPSEIWPSRYFDPVTCRLLDRKKRIRSPKDRKKI, translated from the coding sequence ATGTATGCAAGGAAAGAGGATTGGCATCCGGCAGACATCATCGCTGCACTGCGTAAGAAAGGCACGTCACTGGCGGCATTATCACGTGAATCAGGTTTAAGCTCATCAACCCTGGCGAATGCACTGTCGCGTCCCTGGCCCAAAGGGGAGTGGCTAATTGCCAACGCGATCAAAGTTCATCCCTCAGAGATCTGGCCGAGCCGCTATTTTGATCCTGTCACCTGCCGGCTGCTTGATCGCAAGAAACGCATCCGATCGCCAAAGGATCGTAAAAAGATCTGA
- the murA gene encoding UDP-N-acetylglucosamine 1-carboxyvinyltransferase, producing MDKFRVQGPTRLSGEVTISGAKNAALPILFAALLAEEPVEIQNVPKLRDIDTTMKLLNLLGARVERNGSVHVDAREVNVFSAPYDLVKTMRASIWALGPLVARFGQGQVSLPGGCAIGARPVDLHITGLEQLGAEIKLEEGYVKASVNGRLKGAHIVMDKVSVGATVTIMSAATLATGTTIIENAAREPEIVDTANFLNTLGAKISGAGSDKITIEGVERLGGGVYRVLPDRIETGTFLVAAAISRGKVICHNTKPDTLDAVLAKLRDAGADIEVGEDWISLDMHGKRPKAVNIRTAPHPGFPTDMQAQFTLLNLVAEGTGVITETIFENRFMHIPELIRMGAHAEIESNTAICHGVETLSGAQVMATDLRASASLVLAGCIAEGTTFVDRIYHIDRGYEHIEDKLKAMGANIERVSGE from the coding sequence ATGGACAAATTTCGTGTGCAAGGCCCCACCCGTTTAAGTGGTGAAGTGACCATTTCCGGGGCGAAGAATGCTGCGTTGCCAATTCTGTTTGCTGCTCTGCTGGCGGAAGAGCCGGTAGAGATTCAGAACGTGCCGAAGCTGCGTGATATCGATACCACCATGAAGCTGCTGAATCTGCTGGGAGCGCGCGTTGAGCGTAATGGTTCGGTCCACGTTGATGCTCGCGAAGTTAATGTTTTCAGTGCGCCATACGATTTGGTGAAAACCATGCGTGCCTCTATCTGGGCGCTCGGTCCGCTGGTAGCGCGCTTTGGTCAGGGCCAGGTGTCCCTGCCAGGCGGTTGCGCTATCGGTGCGCGCCCAGTTGATTTGCACATTACTGGTCTTGAACAGCTGGGTGCGGAGATTAAGCTGGAAGAGGGCTACGTTAAAGCTTCTGTTAACGGTCGTCTGAAAGGCGCACATATCGTGATGGATAAAGTGAGCGTAGGCGCAACCGTCACCATTATGAGCGCTGCGACGCTGGCGACCGGCACCACCATCATAGAAAACGCAGCCCGTGAGCCGGAGATTGTCGATACGGCAAACTTCCTCAACACCTTGGGCGCGAAAATTAGCGGTGCGGGCTCCGATAAAATCACCATTGAAGGCGTTGAACGCCTGGGTGGCGGCGTTTATCGTGTGCTTCCCGACCGCATCGAAACCGGCACCTTCCTGGTGGCGGCTGCGATTTCACGCGGTAAGGTGATCTGCCACAATACCAAACCGGATACGCTGGATGCCGTCCTGGCCAAGCTGCGTGATGCCGGTGCCGATATTGAAGTGGGCGAAGATTGGATTAGCCTTGATATGCATGGCAAGCGTCCTAAAGCGGTTAACATCCGCACGGCGCCGCACCCAGGCTTCCCAACCGATATGCAGGCGCAGTTCACGCTGCTCAACCTGGTGGCGGAAGGAACCGGTGTGATTACCGAAACGATCTTTGAAAATCGCTTTATGCATATCCCTGAGCTGATTCGTATGGGTGCGCACGCGGAAATCGAGAGTAATACGGCGATTTGTCACGGTGTTGAAACGCTGTCGGGTGCACAGGTAATGGCCACCGATTTACGAGCCTCGGCCAGTTTAGTGCTGGCGGGTTGTATTGCTGAAGGCACCACTTTCGTTGATCGCATTTATCACATCGATCGTGGTTATGAGCATATCGAAGATAAACTGAAAGCAATGGGTGCCAATATCGAGCGCGTAAGCGGCGAATAA
- the ibaG gene encoding BolA family iron metabolism protein IbaG produces MENSEVQAVLMQALALEEVHVLSNDGSHFQVIAVGEMFGELSRVKKQQAVYAPLMEYIADNRIHAVSIKTYTPAEWARDRKLNGF; encoded by the coding sequence ATGGAAAATAGTGAAGTTCAGGCCGTGCTGATGCAGGCGCTGGCATTAGAAGAAGTACACGTACTTAGCAACGATGGCAGTCACTTTCAGGTCATCGCGGTGGGCGAAATGTTCGGCGAACTGAGTCGCGTGAAGAAGCAGCAGGCTGTGTACGCGCCGCTGATGGAATATATTGCGGATAACCGCATTCATGCGGTTTCCATCAAAACTTATACCCCCGCCGAGTGGGCGCGCGACCGTAAACTCAACGGTTTTTAA
- the mlaB gene encoding lipid asymmetry maintenance protein MlaB yields the protein MSEPLRWQRTASTLALSGKLDRDTLLTLWQERDTAVADITTIDVAGLERVDSAGLALLVHLREIVRAQGNVPLFTGISDKLHSLITLYNLQQIIVSAEKIA from the coding sequence ATGAGTGAACCGTTACGCTGGCAGCGCACTGCCAGCACCTTGGCCTTAAGCGGCAAATTAGATCGTGATACGTTGCTGACGTTGTGGCAGGAGCGTGACACTGCGGTCGCGGATATCACCACCATTGATGTTGCTGGGCTGGAAAGGGTTGACTCAGCTGGCTTGGCGCTGCTGGTGCATCTGCGTGAAATTGTGCGGGCACAGGGCAACGTACCGCTTTTTACCGGGATCTCCGATAAACTCCATTCATTAATTACGCTGTATAACCTGCAGCAGATTATTGTTTCTGCGGAAAAAATCGCCTGA
- the mlaC gene encoding phospholipid-binding protein MlaC — translation MFKRLLMIAMLAIVPLAATAADQSNPYKLMNEAAAKTFTRLKNEQPKIKQDPNYLREVVRQELMPYVQVKYAGALVLGRYYRDATPAQREAYFAAFGDYLAQAYGQALALYNGQTYQIQPEQPIGDANIVAIRVTIIDPNGRPPVRLDFQWRKNSQTGNWQAYDMIAEGISMITTKQNEWGDLLRTKGIDGLTAQLKTYAAQPITLDKKQ, via the coding sequence ATGTTTAAACGTTTACTGATGATTGCCATGTTGGCAATCGTACCGCTGGCTGCTACTGCAGCGGACCAAAGCAATCCCTATAAGTTGATGAACGAAGCGGCAGCTAAGACCTTTACGCGCCTGAAGAACGAACAGCCAAAGATTAAGCAAGATCCGAATTATCTGCGTGAAGTGGTTCGCCAGGAACTGATGCCATACGTTCAGGTGAAATATGCCGGTGCGTTAGTACTGGGACGCTACTACCGTGACGCGACACCTGCACAGCGCGAAGCTTACTTCGCTGCTTTTGGTGATTATCTGGCGCAGGCTTATGGTCAGGCGCTGGCGCTGTATAACGGTCAAACTTACCAAATCCAACCAGAGCAGCCGATTGGCGATGCGAATATCGTCGCGATACGCGTCACGATTATCGATCCGAACGGCCGTCCGCCGGTGCGCCTTGATTTCCAATGGCGCAAGAATAGCCAAACCGGTAACTGGCAGGCATATGACATGATCGCTGAAGGTATCAGCATGATTACCACTAAACAGAATGAGTGGGGCGATCTGCTGCGTACCAAAGGCATTGATGGCCTGACTGCTCAGCTGAAAACCTATGCAGCACAGCCTATCACCCTGGATAAAAAGCAATAA
- the mlaD gene encoding outer membrane lipid asymmetry maintenance protein MlaD: MQSKKNEIWVGVFMLAALLALLFLGLRVADLKTIGSEPTWKMYATFDNIGGLKVSSPVKIGGVLIGRVADISLDEKTLSPRITMDISDKYANKIPDTSSLAIRTQGLLGEQFLALNLGFDDPELGSSMLKDGGTIRDTKSALVLEDLIGQFLYKSGDNKPDDKSQGAESAPAAPATTE; this comes from the coding sequence ATGCAAAGCAAGAAAAACGAAATCTGGGTAGGCGTCTTCATGCTGGCTGCGCTGCTAGCGCTATTATTTCTTGGCCTGCGCGTTGCCGATCTCAAAACAATCGGCTCGGAGCCCACGTGGAAGATGTACGCCACCTTCGATAATATCGGCGGACTAAAAGTCAGTTCACCGGTGAAAATTGGCGGCGTGCTAATAGGCCGTGTCGCCGACATCTCGCTGGATGAGAAAACGCTTTCGCCGCGCATCACCATGGATATCAGCGACAAATATGCGAATAAAATTCCGGATACCAGCTCATTAGCGATTCGCACCCAAGGCCTGCTCGGCGAGCAGTTCCTGGCACTCAATTTAGGCTTTGACGATCCTGAACTGGGCTCGTCAATGCTGAAAGATGGCGGCACCATCCGCGATACCAAGTCGGCACTGGTACTGGAAGATCTTATCGGGCAATTCCTCTATAAGAGTGGCGATAACAAACCTGACGATAAATCCCAGGGTGCCGAGAGCGCACCGGCAGCGCCGGCAACAACGGAATAA
- the mlaE gene encoding lipid asymmetry maintenance ABC transporter permease subunit MlaE, with protein sequence MLLQALASFGRQGINTCAAFGRAGLMLFHALVGKPAFRRHAPLLVKQLYSVGVLSLLIIVVSGLFIGMVLGLQGYLVLTTYNAETSLGMLVALSLLRELGPVVTALLFAGRAGSALTAEIGLMKATEQLSSMEMMAVDPLRRVVSPRFWAGFISMPLLALIFTAVGIAGGALVGVSWKGIDPGFFWSAMQNAVDFRTDVVNCMIKSAVFAVTVTWIALFNGYDAIPTSEGISRATTRTVVHASLAVLGLDFVLTALMFGN encoded by the coding sequence ATGTTGTTACAGGCGCTGGCGTCATTTGGACGTCAGGGAATTAATACCTGTGCCGCTTTTGGCCGTGCAGGCTTAATGTTATTTCATGCGCTGGTGGGTAAACCCGCGTTTCGTCGACACGCGCCGCTGCTGGTTAAGCAGCTGTACAGCGTGGGCGTGTTATCTTTGCTGATCATCGTCGTATCAGGCCTGTTTATTGGCATGGTGTTGGGCCTGCAGGGTTATCTGGTGCTCACCACGTACAATGCAGAAACCAGCCTCGGTATGCTGGTGGCGCTTTCGCTACTGCGCGAGCTGGGGCCGGTGGTGACGGCGTTGCTGTTTGCCGGACGTGCAGGCTCGGCATTGACAGCAGAAATCGGATTGATGAAAGCGACGGAACAGCTCTCCAGTATGGAGATGATGGCCGTCGATCCGCTGCGTCGCGTGGTTTCCCCCCGTTTCTGGGCCGGTTTTATCAGTATGCCGCTGCTGGCGCTGATCTTCACTGCGGTGGGGATTGCTGGTGGTGCGTTGGTTGGCGTGAGCTGGAAAGGTATCGACCCTGGTTTCTTCTGGTCAGCGATGCAGAATGCGGTTGATTTTCGTACGGATGTCGTCAACTGCATGATTAAAAGCGCGGTCTTTGCCGTTACGGTAACCTGGATTGCGTTATTTAATGGCTATGATGCCATTCCGACTTCGGAAGGGATTAGTCGGGCGACGACGCGTACCGTGGTGCATGCTTCACTGGCGGTACTCGGTTTGGATTTTGTGCTGACAGCACTGATGTTTGGGAATTGA